The following DNA comes from Streptomyces pristinaespiralis.
CTATCTGCGGCTGCCGGAGCCGGACAAGCAGGACCTGGCGCTGCTGGACTGGCCCTTCGCGACGGTGACGGCGGCCGGACAGGTCGACGAGGACACCAGGGCGTTCGCGGAAGGCGGTGCGGTCACCGAACTGTTCGACCGCACGGCCGCCGGCCTCGAGGAACTGCTGCCGACCGCTTCCGCGGAGCGGCTCGTGCCCATGCGCTTCGGCGGGATGCGGCTCGGGGACTTCCTGGTCACCCGCACGGTCGAGCTGATCGTCCACACCGACGACCTGAACGACGCCACCGGACTGGGCATCCCGTACGACCGCCGGGCGCTCGCCGCCTGCACACGGCTGCTCGCGGACGCCCTGGCGGTGAAGGCGCCGGGTGCGTCGACGGAGGTGCGTGTCCCGCCGTTCGCCGTGGTGCAGTGCGTCGAAGGACCGCGGCACACCCGCGGCACGCCGCCCAACGTCGTCGAGACCGATCCGCTGACCTGGATCCGCCTGGCCACCGGCCGCACCGCCTGGCGCGACGCGCTCGACTCGGCGAAGGTCGGCGCGAGCGGCGAGCGCGCCGATCTCGGGGCGCTGCTGCCGATCCTGGGCTGACCGGTCCTGCGCCGACGGCCCGGCCGGACCGGCGGCTGAGGGACCGGGGGACGGGCCGGGCGGCCCGGGCCGTGCGGCCGGACGGGGGAACGGGCGGAACCGACACCACGGCCGCTCCGTCCCACGGGTATGCGCAATCAGCTGAGCATTTCTGTGACCGCACTGGCCGTCCTCGCGCTCGCCGCCTGCGGCACGGAGTCGGGCGCCGGCTCCGGTGACCGCGGCGACGGAGGAGGAACCGTGCAGCCCGATGTTCCCGTGACCGGTGTCCACTGGTCCGTCGACAGCGTCACGGTCGGCGGCCGCAGGACCGAGGCCCCCGCCGACGCCCATGTCGAGATCACCGACAAGGGGCGGGCCCAGGGCAACTACGGCTGCAACCACTTCGGCGCCGACGTGAAGATCGAGGGCGACACCATCACGGTGGGGCCCGGAGAGATGACCGAGATGGCGTGCGAGGAGAAGATCCAGGGCTTCGAGGACACCCTGCGCGCCGCCTTCTCCGGGAAGCTCAAGGCGAAGCTCAGCGACGGCAGGCTGACCCTGACCACGGAGAAGGGCGACTCCATCGCGCTCACCTCGGAGCCCTCCTCCCCGCTGGTGGGCACCAAGTGGTCCGTGAACAGCCTGGTCTCCGGAGAGACGGCGGCATCCCTGCCGGCCGGCACGGAGAACAAGGCGCATCTGACCTTCGCCAAGGACGGGTCCGTCAGCGGCAACCTCGGCTGCAACCGCTTCACCAGCACGGCGAAGATCTCGGACGACTCGATCACCTTCGGCCGCCTGGCCTCGACCCGGAAGCTGTGCGAAGGCCCGGTGATGGACGTGGAGCGCCGGCTGGTCAAGGTCCTCGAGGGGACGGTGAAGTACGAGCTCGGGCACCGGTCGCTGACGCTCACCGCCCCGGACGGCGAGGGCTTCGCGGCGGTCGCCTCCGACACCGCCCGCGAGAAGTGACCGTGTGAACTAGCACACGCCGCCGCCGACGGCCGCGACCGACCGGGCAGGGCGCGCGTTGACACAGGGTGATCACGCCGATGCCCATCGGCCGGAGGCCGAATCCCTGGCCGGAACGGGGTGCGAGGACGTCCGTCCCGGATCGTGGACGTCCCACTGGACGATTCCGGGGTGTCCGGGGAGGTCGCGCGCACGTCGGCGGGCCCATGGGAACGGGCCCTTGATGCGCCGTTTGCGCCCCTGGAAACCCGGTTGCGCGGTGTCCCCAATTCGGACCAGTGGTCGATCTCGCCTACACTCGGTGGCGTGCCACGTGGTGACGGACGACTCAACCACGACCTGCTCCCCGGTGAGAAGGGCCCCCAGGACGCTTGCGGCGTCTTCGGTGTCTGGGCTCCGGGAGAAGAGGTCGCGAAGCTCACTTACTTCGGGCTCTACGCCCTCCAACATCGAGGCCAGGAATCCGCGGGAATCGCGGTGAGCAACGGCTCCCAGATCCTCGTCTTCAAGGACATGGGCCTGGTTTCCCAGGTCTTCGACGAAACCTCCCTCGGCTCCCTCACGGGTCATATCGCGGTCGGTCACGCCCGCTACTCGACCACGGGCGCCTCGGTGTGGGAGAACGCGCAGCCGACCTTCCGGGCCACCGCCCACGGCTCGATCGCGCTCGGCCACAACGGAAACCTGGTCAACACCGCCCAGCTCGCGGAGATGGTCGCCGAACTCCCCAAGGAGAACGGCCGGGCCACCCAGGTCGCCGCGACCAACGACACCGATCTGATCACCGCGCTGCTCGCCGGCCAGGTCGACGACGACGGCAAGCCGCTGACCATCGAGGAGGCGGCCGCCAAGGTCCTCCCCGAGGTCCGGGGCGCCTTCTCGCTCGTCTTCATGGACGAGGGCACCCTCTACGCGGCCCGCGACCCGCAGGGCATCCGCCCGCTGGTCCTCGGCCGCCTCGAGCGCGGCTGGGTCGTCGCGTCCGAGACCGCCGCCCTCGACATCTGTGGCGCCAGCTTCGTCCGGGAGATCGAGCTCGGAGAGCTCATCGCCATCGACGAGAACGGCCTCCGCAGTTCGCGCTTCGCAGAAGCGAAGCCCAAGGGCTGTGTCTTCGAGTACGTCTATCTGGCCCGCCCGGACACGGACATCGCCGGCCGGAACGTCTACCTCTCCCGTGTGGAGATGGGCAGGAAACTGGCCAAGGAAGCCCCGGTCGAGGCCGACCTGGTCATAGCGACGCCGGAGTCCGGCACGCCCGCGGCCATCGGCTACGCAGAGGCCAGCGGCATCCCGTACGGCTCCGGCCTGGTGAAGAACGCCTATGTCGGCCGCACCTTCATCCAGCCCTCGCAGACCATCCGCCAGCTGGGTATCCGCCTCAAGCTGAACCCGCTCAAGGAAGTCATCCGGGGCAAGCGGCTGGTCGTCGTGGACGACTCGATCGTCCGCGGCAACACCCAGCGTGCCCTGGTCAAGATGCTCCGCGAGGCGGGAGCGGCCGAGGTCCACATCCGGATCTCGTCCCCGCCGGTGAAGTGGCCCTGCTTCTTCGGGATCGACTTCGCGACCCGCGCGGAGCTCATCGCCAACGGCATGACGATCGATGAGATCGGCACCTCGCTCGGGGCCGACTCCCTGTCGTACATCTCCATCGACGGCATGATCGAGGCGACCACGATCGCCAAGCCGAACCTGTGCCGTGCCTGCTTCGACGGCGAGTACCCGATGGAGCTGCCCGACCCCGAGCTGCTCGGCAAGCAGCTTCTGGAGACCGAGCTGGCGGGCGGCTCCGACGCCGCCGACGCGCTCCGTCGTCCGTGATCCCCCTGCAGTACGACACGAAAGTTCTCCAGCATGTCTGCTGAATCTTCCGAGCGTGCTCCGCACGCGGGCACCGGTGCCAGCTACGCGGCGGCGGGCGTCGACATCGAGGCGGGCGACCGCGCGGTGGAGCTGATGAAGGAGTGGGTGAAGAAGACGCAGCGCCCCGAGGTCGCGGGCCTCGGCGGCCTCGGCGGTTTCGCCGGCCTCTTCGACGCCTCCGCCCTCAAGCGCTACGAGCGTCCGCTTCTTGCCTCCGCCACCGACGGCGTCGGCACCAAGGTCGACATCGCCCGCCAGATGGGTGTCTACGACACGATCGGCCACGACCTGGTGGCCATGGTCATGGACGACATCGTGGTCTGCGGCGCGGAGCCGCTGTTCATGACCGACTACATCTGCGTCGGCAAGGTCCACCCCGAGCGGGTGGCGGGGATCGTCAAGGGCATCGCGGAGGGCTGCGTGCTCGCCGGTACCGCCCTGGTCGGCGGCGAGACCGCGGAGCACCCGGGCCTGCTCGGCCCCGACGACTTCGACGTCGCGGGCGCCGGTACCGGTGTGGTCGAGGCGGACCGGCTGCTCGGCCCGGAACGCATCCGTAAGGGGGACGCGGTCATCGCGATGGCGTCGTCCGGGCTTCACTCCAACGGGTACTCGCTGGTCCGGCACGTGCTGTTCGACCGGGCGAAGATGTCGCTGGACCAGCAGGTCGAGGAGCTCGGCCGGACGCTGGGCGAGGAACTGCTCGAGCCCACCAAGATCTACTCGCTGGACTGCCTGGCGCTCACCCGGACCACCGAGGTGCACGCGTTCAGCCACATCACCGGCGGCGGTCTGGCCAACAACCTGGCGCGGGTCTTCCCCGACTCGCTGCACGCGGTCGTCGACCGTTCGACCTGGACCCCCGGTGCAGTGTTCGACCTCGTCGGCAAGGCCGGCCAGGTCGAGCAGCTCGAGCTGGAGAAGACCCTCAACATGGGCGTCGGCATGATGGCCGTCGTGCCGCAGGAGTCCGTCGATGTGGCGCTGACCACACTCGCCGACCGCGGGGTCGACTCGTGGGTGGCAGGGACCGTCGTCGAGCGGGACAGCGACCGGCACACGGGTGCGGAGCTGACCGGGACGTACGCGTAGCAGCCGTGGTCGTGCTGTCGGCGAGAGCCGACAGACAGAACCCGGTCCGGGGTCGCCCCTGGACCGGGTCAGTGTCGGTGCAGCGTCAAGCGCCGCGGCGCTGTTGCGACGACGGACCGGACTCGTCGTCCTCGTCCTCGTCGTCGTTGTACAGATCCGCGTACTGTGCGTACGGGTCGTCTTCCTCGTCGTCGTCCTCGAACGGCTCGCCGTTCGGAGGCTGACTCGAAGTCGAAGCGCCCAGCTCGTTGGCCAGACGCGACAGGTCAGTCCCGCCGCTGTTGTACTTCAGCTGGCGGGCGACCTTTGTCTGCTTGGCCTTGGCCCGGCCGCGCCCCATGGCTCGACCCCCTCGGTGACGGGGCTCGACGGCCCCAGAGTCTTGACACGCGTTCATGAGTCGGAACGGGCTCTCCGTGGAGAGACCGGTCCGTAGGGCTTCAACGGTACCTGCTTCCGCGGCCATACGGTACGCCGCCCGCATCACGTGCCACTTCACAGGACCAGCGAGGTACCCAGAACTCGCTGGTCAACTGCGATTTTAACCTCTTCCCGGCGGTCGACCCGCCGACCGGGGTGAGTCTTGTCTCCCCCGAGGCCGGTGGGCCGGTCGGACACGGTCAGCGACCGCGCGCCTCCGCCATGCGGTGCTCGGCGATCCGGTCGGCCGCCGCGGCCGGCGGAATACCGTCTTCCTTCGCACGTGCGAATATTGCCAGCGTGGTGTCGAAGATCTTGGACGCCTTCGCCTTGCAGCGGTCGAAGTCGAAGCCGTGCAGTTCGTCGGCGACCTGGATGACACCGCCGGCGTTCACCACGTAGTCGGGCGCGTAGAGGATGCCGCGGTCCGCGAGGTCCTTCTCCACACCCGGGTGCGCGAGCTGGTTGTTGGCCGCGCCGCAGACGACCTTCGCCGTCAGGACCGGGACGGTCGCGTCGTTCAGGGCGCCGCCGAGCGCACAGGGGGCGTAGACGTCCAGGCCCTCGGTGCGGATCAGGGTGGCCGTGTCGGCGACCGCGGTCACCTTGGGGTGCCGGTCGAGGATCCGGCGCACCGACTCCTCGCGGACGTCCGTGATCACGACCTCGGCCCCGTCGGAGACCAGGTGGTCGACCAGGTGGTGGCCCACCTTGCCGACGCCCGCGACGCCGACCTTGCGGCCGCGCAGCGTCGGCTCGCCCCACATGTGCCGGGCCGAGGCGCGCATGCCCTGGAAGACGCCGTAGGCGGTCAGCACGGAGGAGTCGCCCGCGCCGCCGTTCTCGGGGGAGCGTCCGGTGACCCAGCGGCTCTCGCGTGCGACGACGTCCATGTCGACGACGTAGGTGCCCACGTCGCACGCGGTCACGTAACGGCCGCCGAGGGAGTCGACGAACCGGCCGTAGGCGAGCAGCAGCTCCTCGGACTTGATCTGCTCGGGGTCGCCGATGATCACAGCCTTGCCGCCACCGTGGTCGAGACCGGCCATGGCGTTCTTGTAGGACATGCCGCGGGAGAGGTTCAGCGCGTCGGCGACGGCCTCTTCCTCGGACGCGTACGGGTAGAAGCGGGTGCCGCCGAGGGCGGGGCCCAGGGCGGTGGAGTGGATGGCGATGACGGCCTTCAGGCCACTGGCGCGGTCCTGGCACAGCACGACTTGCTCGTGGCCCCCCTGCTCCGATCGGAACAGGGTGTGCAGTACGTCGGCATTGGCGCCGGTCACATCGGTCACGGTGGTGACTCCCAAGTACGAAGCGGCGGAGACAGCCCCTCCTTAAGCATCCACCCGTCGCTTTTGGCAGGGCGGACACGGGGGAGGGACCGGTTGGGCAAGAGGGTAAGTCCTACGCGTGCGTAGATCCGACGCAGTGCCGAGGATCACCCTCTCGCGGAGTACCGGCGTGGAAGGATTCCCGGCATGCCAGCGCTGTCCTCGGTTCTTGTGCCCTATGCGTCCTATCTGCGGATCTACGAGCCGCTGGCGGCCTTCCCCGAGCCGGAACGCGACCACTGGGCCCGCTACGCCCGCAGGGAGGCCACGCCGACGGCGCAGGACGAACTGCGCCGCTCGCTGGCCGACTTGCTGCCGACGCCACCCGTTCCCGTGCCGGTGCACGAGAGTGCCGACGCGTTCGTGGCGGACGTCGACGGGGTGGTCTGTGTCTGCCCCTGGCGCACCCGGCTGCGCGGCTGGCTGGCCCTGGAGGAGCTTCCCGGGCAGTTGCCGGCGCCGCTGCTGGACGCGGTGCTCCCGCGGGTCGTGCGGGACCAGGCGGCGGCGGACTTCGAACAGTGGCGGGCGCGCAACCCGGACGCCCGGCCGTGGATCAGGACGGCGGTCTGGCATGTACCCGTCGGCTGGTTCACCCTCTTCGCCGACGAGGAGCGTGAGTACGAGGCGGCCGGCCCGGCCGCGCCCGTGCTGCGGTACCGGACGCCGATGGTCCAGGCACGCAGACGGGTCGCACGGGCGCTGCGGACGCTGCGGGAGACGATCGACGAGGGCCCGCTGACCGACGGGCTGCTGGACGTCGGCCGCTGGCTCGAGGAGTTCCACCCGCGTTCGCTGGTGGAGCTCGACTACGGGGGCCTCGTACACGCGCTGCCGGGCGGAGAGCTGGCGCAGGACCGGTCTGCGGCCGATGTGGCGGAGGGGATCGCGGCGCTGCGGGCCGGCGACGGGGACGGAGCGGCGCGGGCGTACGGGCGGCTGACCGAGCGCTGGCGGGCCGTCAGGGATCGTCAGTTCGCCAACTGAAGGCCGACTTCGTTGTCGGGGGCGCGCTGCGTACAGGACGTAGGTCCCGATCCGGGCACTTGCCCCTCAAGCGTGACGGACGGCACTAACCGTGCTCTTGCGCCCATCACCTACCCTCGTGTCAAAATAGGACAAGGAGTCCGGGGAGGGTTCCTTCCGTCCAAGTAAGGGCGGAATGCTCAGCATTGCACGCTATGGGGGGTCTGGCGACTCCTGATCGCTCTGTGACTGATCGTTACTGTGACGTGACTGTCCGTTATGGCATGGTCCATCGGGCTTCGGCCGCTGATGGACACCTGAGAGGGCAATTCCATCGGTTTGGCCGACGTCGCTGGACAGATGGTGTAGTTGTAGTGCCGAGGACAAGCCGTTCGTCCTATAACCGACTCGGCCCGCGTCTGCCATTTCGGGCAACGCGGGTCAAGGTGCAGAATTTAGAGGAAAGAACCGAGATGGTTCGGTTCTCCCGAGGAGGCCGCTCATGACCGCTCGCACCCCTGATGCCGAGCCGCTGCTGACCCCGGCTGAGGTTGCCACCATGTTCCGCGTGGACCCGAAGACGGTTACCCGCTGGGCCAAGGCAGGCAAGCTCACGTCCATCCGCACGCTCGGAGGACATCGCCGGTACCGCGAGGCAGAGGTCCGCGCACTGCTTGCGGGTATTCCGCAGCAGCGCAGCGAGGCCTGAACACCCCTGTACGACCGGGTATTTCCGGGGCCCCCACCTCGGAGAACCCACCCCTAGCTCCATGTGACGGTGCTCTGCCCCAACAGAGACCCTCGTCATCGATCGCGCTGGACTCCGCCGGGTCCAGCGCGATTTTTTTTGTGCCTTCGGAGGGCGCCGGAGGGTCGCGTGCCGGCCTGCGCGGAACCGCCTTGGGGGGAGTGCAATGGCACATATTAAATCGGACGGTTGTAGGGAGGGGTTAAAAGGAGGGGTTCTGAAAACCCGTTCGGTGACTCCCGTCACACCGCACGACTCTTGCCAAACTCCAGCCTGTCACGGAACCGGGCGCGCCGGAGCGGCTGTTGGTCACTCCTTGGTGGGACCTTTGTCGTCGGCCGGCGGGCGGGCCGTCGCTTCTTTTGGGGGCCGGGCGGCCGGTGGTGGCGCCTGCGCGGTGCCCGACGGCTCCCCGTCGGGGCGTTCCATGGCGAGCCGCAGGAGGCGATGGCAGATGGGACAGGACCTTGTGAGGTGCCGGTAGCCGGACGCGGCCGACAGATGGGCCCGCAGCAGCGCGCGGGTCTCGTACCGCCTTGCTGTGGACGCCGCCATGCACGTCACCTCCGGGTGTGTGCCGTCCCCTAGTGACTGGGTACCGGTGGCAGGTGACGCCGTCAAGACGCCCGGGCATGACGAAGGCCCGCATCATTCGATGCGGGCCTTCGTCATATCGCGCGGTCCTGACGGGATTTGAACCCGCGGCCTCCACCTTGACAGGGTGGCGAGCACTCCAAACTGCTCCACAGGACCAGGTTTCGCAGCCGGTGCTTGCTCCCTTGGCTGCGAGAGAGACTGTACAGCAGGTGCGACCATCAGGTCGAACTCACTCCCGGCGACCGGGCCGTCACGGCGCTGCCGCGTCGATGGCCTTCACGATCCGCTTGTCGGACACCGGGTACGCGGTGCCCAGCGCGTGCGCGAAGTAGCTCACCCGCAGCTCCTCGATCATCCAGCGGATGTCCAGGACCTCCTGCGGCACCGGCCTGCCCTGCGGCAGCTGCTCCAGCAGCCAGGCGTACTCGTCCTGCATCTCGTGGACCTTCTCCATGCGCGTGGTGTCGCGCTGGACGCCCGTGGGCATCTGCTGGAGGCGGCGGTCCACGGCCACGAGGTAGCGCATCAGGTCGGGCAGCCGGCGCAGCCCCGTGCGGGTCACGAAGCCCGCCGGCATGAGGGCGTCCAGCTGCTTGCGCACGTCCTGGACGTTGTTGATGAGCACCAGGCTGTTCGTGGCCTTCAGGCGGCGCTCACAGGCCTGCCAGGCGGCCAGGATCTGCTGCACCTGGTCGATCGTGCGGACGGTGAGGTCGACGAGGTCGGCCCGCACCTTGTCGAACAGCTTCCGGAACGATTCCTCGTCCCACGCCGGTCCGCCGTGCTCCGCGATCAGACGGTCGGCCGCGGCCTGGGCGCAGTCCTCGAAGAGCGCCTGGACCGAACCGTGCGGATTGCGGGACAGTGCGAGCTTCTGCTGGTTCGTCAGCTTGTCGGAGGCGAACTTGGCGGGATTCACCGGGATGTTGAGCATGATCAGGCGACGGGTTCCCCGCCACATCGCCTGGGCCTGCTCCGCCTCGGTGTCGAAGAGCCGTACGGCGACGGAGCCGCCCTCGTCGACCAGGGCGGGGAACGCCTTGACCGGCTGACCCGCGCGCCGCGTCTCGAAGACCTTCGAGAGCGTGCCGATCGACCAGTCGGTGAGCCCGGTGCGCTCCAGGGACTCGCCGGAAGGGCTGGAGGAGGCGGCGGCCTTGGACAGCGCCTGACGGGCCTTCGGCCTCAGCCGGAGCCGAAGGGCTTCCAGGTCCTTGTCCTCCGCGAGCTTCTTACGGCGCTCGTCGACGATCCGGAACGTGATCTTCAAGTGGTCGGGCACACGGGAGAGGTCGAAGTCGTCCGCCGAGACGGGCACGCCGACCATCCGCTGCAGCTCCCGCGCGAGCGTGACCGGCAGCGGTTCCTGGAGCGGCACGGCCCTCGCCAGGAACTCCTTCGCGTAGTTCGGCGCGGGCACGTAGTGGCGGCGGACCGGTTTCGGCAGCGAACGGATCAGCTCGGTGACGACGTCCTCGCGCAGGCCCGGGATCTGCCAGTCGAAGCCCTCGTCGGTGACCTGGTTCAGCACCTGGAGCGGGATGTGCACGGTGACGCCGTCCGCGTCCGCGCCCGGTTCGAACTGGTAGGTCACCCGGAACTTCAGCCGGCCCTGCCGCCACGAGTCCGGGTAGTCGTCCTTGGTGACCGCACCCGCCTTCTCGTTGATGAGCATCTCGCGCTCGAAGTCGAGCAGATCGGGCTGCTCGCGGCGCTTGTGCTTCCACCAGGAGTCGAAGTGCGCGCCGGAGACGACGTGTTCGGGCACCCGCTGGTCGTAGAAGTCGAAGAGGGTCTCGTCGTCCACGAGGATGTCGCGGCGGCGGGCGCGGTGTTCCAGCTCCTCGACCTCGGTCAGCAGCCTGCGGTTGTCCGCGAAGAACTTGTGGTGCGTGCGCCAGTCGCCCTCGACCAGCGCGTTGCGGATGAAGAGGTCCCGCGAGACCTCGGGGTCGATCCGCCCGTAGTTCACCTTCCGCTGGGCGACGATCGGCACGCCGTAGAGCGTCACCTTCTCGTACGCCATCACCGCGGCCGCGTCCTTCTCCCAGTGCGGTTCGCTGTACGTACGCTTCAGCAAATGCTGGGCGAGCGGTTCGATCCACTCCGGCTCGATCCGCGCGTTCACCCGCGCCCACAGGCGGGACGTCTCCACCAGCTCGGCGGACATCACGAACCGCGGCGGCTTCTTGAAGAGCGCCGACCCGGGGAAGATCGCGAACTTGGCGCCGCGAGCGCCCAGGTACTCGTTCTTCCCCGTGCTCCGCCCGCTCTCGCCCCCGGCGTCCTTCACGTCCTTCATGCCGACGTGCGAGAGCAGACCCGCGAGCAGCGACACGTGGACGGACTGCTCCGGCGCGTCTTCGTCGTTGAGGTGGATGCCCATCTGCTTGGCGACCGTGCGCAGCTGGGAGTAGATGTCCTGCCACTCCCGGATCCGCAGGAAGTTCAGATACTCCTGCTTGCACATCCGGCGGAAGCTGGAGGAGCCGCGCTCCTTCTGCTGCTCGCGGACGTAGCGCCACAGGTTGAGGAAGGCGAGGAAGTCGCTCGTCTCGTCCTTGAAGCGGGCGTGCTGCTGGTCGGCCTGGGTCTGCTTGTCCGACGGGCGCTCGCGCGGGTCCTGGATCGACAGGGCGGCCGCGATCACCATGACCTCGCGCACACAGCCGTTCTTGTCGGCCTCGACGACCATGCGGGCGAGCCGGGGGTCGACCGGCAGCTGGGAGAGCTTGCGGCCCATCTCCGTCAGCTTCTTGCGGGGGTCCTTCTGCGCCGGGTCGAACGCGCCCAGTTCCTGGAGGAGCTGCACACCGTCGCGGATGTTGCGGTGGTCCGGCGGATCGATGAACGGGAACTTCTCGATGTCACCGAGTCCGGCCGCCGTCATCTGCAGAATGACCGACGCCAGATTCGTCCGGAGGATCTCGGCGTCCGTGAACTCGGGCCGCGCGTCGAAGTCGTCCTGCGAGTAGAGCCGGATGCAGATGCCGTCCGACGTACGGCCGCAGCGGCCCTTGCGCTGGTTGGCGCTGGCCTGGCTGATCGCCTCGATGGGCAGCCGCTGCACCTTCGTACGGTGGCTGTAGCGGGAGATCCGGGCGGTCCCCGGATCGATCACGTACTTGATGCCGGGGACGGTCAGTGACGTCTCCGCGACGTTGGTGGCGAGGACGATCCGGCGGCCGGTGTGCTGCTGGAACACGCGGTGCTGTTCGGCGTGCGAGAGCCGGGCGTAGAGGGGGAGCACCTCGGTGAATCGGTACTGCTTCTTGTTGAGCGCCTCCGCCGTGTCCCGGATCTCGCGCTCGCCGGAGAGGAAGACGAGGATGTCGCCCTTCCCCTCGCCCATCAGCTCCTCCACCGCGTCCGTGATCGCGGTGATCTGGTCGCGGTCGCTCTCCTCGCCGTCCTCTTCGAGCAGCGGGCGGTAACGGACCTCCACGGGATACGTACGGCCGCTGACCTCGACGATCGGGGCGTCACCGAAGTGCCGGGAGAAGCGCTCGGGGTCGATCGTCGCTGACGTGATCACGACCTTGAGATCGGGACGCTTCGGCAGCAGCTGCGCCAGGTAACCCAGCAGGAAGTCGATGTTGAGGGACCGCTCGTGGGCCTCGTCGATGATGATCGTGTCGTAGGCGCGCAGCTCGCGGTCGGTCTGGATCTCCGCGAGCAGGATGCCGTCCGTCATGAGCTTCACGAACGTGGCGTCCTGGTTCACCTGGTCGGTGAAGCGGACCTTCCAGCCGACGGCCTCGCCGAGCGGGGTGTCCAGCTCTTCCGCCACCCGCTCCGCGACCGTGCGGGCGGCGATACGGCGGGGCTGCGTGTGGCCGATCATGCCGCGCACGCCGCGGCCCAGTTCCAGGCAGATCTTCGGGATCTGCGTCGTCTTGCCGGAGCCGGTCTCACCGGCGACGATCACGACCTGGTGGTCCCGTATCGCCTCGAGGATCGTGTCCTTCTTCTGGCTGACCGGAAGCTGCTCCGGGTACGAGACCTGGGGCACGCGGGTGGCCCGGAGCGCGGCGCGGGTCGCGGACTTCTCCGCCTCTGCGGCGATCTCGTCCAGCACGGCCTGCCGAGCCTCGGGCTTACGGATGCGGCGGGCGCCTTCGAGACGGCGGCCGAGCCGGTGGGCGTCGCGCAGCGACGCCCCGGCCAGCAGGGTCTGAAGGTCGGCGAAGGAAGTAGACATACGAACTCCAGGATCGCACCCCCGGGAAACGACT
Coding sequences within:
- the hrpA gene encoding ATP-dependent RNA helicase HrpA, with protein sequence MSTSFADLQTLLAGASLRDAHRLGRRLEGARRIRKPEARQAVLDEIAAEAEKSATRAALRATRVPQVSYPEQLPVSQKKDTILEAIRDHQVVIVAGETGSGKTTQIPKICLELGRGVRGMIGHTQPRRIAARTVAERVAEELDTPLGEAVGWKVRFTDQVNQDATFVKLMTDGILLAEIQTDRELRAYDTIIIDEAHERSLNIDFLLGYLAQLLPKRPDLKVVITSATIDPERFSRHFGDAPIVEVSGRTYPVEVRYRPLLEEDGEESDRDQITAITDAVEELMGEGKGDILVFLSGEREIRDTAEALNKKQYRFTEVLPLYARLSHAEQHRVFQQHTGRRIVLATNVAETSLTVPGIKYVIDPGTARISRYSHRTKVQRLPIEAISQASANQRKGRCGRTSDGICIRLYSQDDFDARPEFTDAEILRTNLASVILQMTAAGLGDIEKFPFIDPPDHRNIRDGVQLLQELGAFDPAQKDPRKKLTEMGRKLSQLPVDPRLARMVVEADKNGCVREVMVIAAALSIQDPRERPSDKQTQADQQHARFKDETSDFLAFLNLWRYVREQQKERGSSSFRRMCKQEYLNFLRIREWQDIYSQLRTVAKQMGIHLNDEDAPEQSVHVSLLAGLLSHVGMKDVKDAGGESGRSTGKNEYLGARGAKFAIFPGSALFKKPPRFVMSAELVETSRLWARVNARIEPEWIEPLAQHLLKRTYSEPHWEKDAAAVMAYEKVTLYGVPIVAQRKVNYGRIDPEVSRDLFIRNALVEGDWRTHHKFFADNRRLLTEVEELEHRARRRDILVDDETLFDFYDQRVPEHVVSGAHFDSWWKHKRREQPDLLDFEREMLINEKAGAVTKDDYPDSWRQGRLKFRVTYQFEPGADADGVTVHIPLQVLNQVTDEGFDWQIPGLREDVVTELIRSLPKPVRRHYVPAPNYAKEFLARAVPLQEPLPVTLARELQRMVGVPVSADDFDLSRVPDHLKITFRIVDERRKKLAEDKDLEALRLRLRPKARQALSKAAASSSPSGESLERTGLTDWSIGTLSKVFETRRAGQPVKAFPALVDEGGSVAVRLFDTEAEQAQAMWRGTRRLIMLNIPVNPAKFASDKLTNQQKLALSRNPHGSVQALFEDCAQAAADRLIAEHGGPAWDEESFRKLFDKVRADLVDLTVRTIDQVQQILAAWQACERRLKATNSLVLINNVQDVRKQLDALMPAGFVTRTGLRRLPDLMRYLVAVDRRLQQMPTGVQRDTTRMEKVHEMQDEYAWLLEQLPQGRPVPQEVLDIRWMIEELRVSYFAHALGTAYPVSDKRIVKAIDAAAP